One segment of Curtobacterium poinsettiae DNA contains the following:
- a CDS encoding DUF4064 domain-containing protein, translating into MTNDDRNDQDRTGDGQAPRWGDAPQQQPDADAPRYGERVDPAPTSTPQYGEQYGQGQQQYGQQSGQGEQQYGQPNGEQQYGQPSSTPSWNDQQRHDQQPYAAAPAHSGAPAWQSHDEPKPKKKKTVGIIAFVLGLLALVLGVIGGYIMGSAISNSGVLDQITQNGSTNLTPEQMQSEVMSDPDVRSQLVGGVAVIGIAAFLGLWALVQGIIAAVAKRGRVWGILAIVLAVVATIATFVTYAGVAAAAAVGANS; encoded by the coding sequence ATGACGAACGACGACCGGAACGACCAGGACCGGACGGGCGACGGCCAGGCGCCGCGCTGGGGCGACGCCCCGCAGCAGCAGCCCGACGCCGATGCCCCGCGGTACGGCGAGCGGGTGGACCCGGCGCCGACCTCGACCCCGCAGTACGGCGAGCAGTACGGGCAGGGCCAGCAGCAGTACGGGCAGCAGTCCGGGCAGGGCGAGCAGCAGTACGGCCAGCCGAACGGCGAGCAGCAGTACGGCCAGCCGTCGAGCACGCCGAGCTGGAACGACCAGCAGCGCCACGACCAGCAGCCGTACGCCGCCGCGCCCGCCCACTCCGGCGCCCCGGCCTGGCAGAGCCACGACGAGCCGAAGCCCAAGAAGAAGAAGACCGTCGGCATCATCGCCTTCGTGCTCGGCCTGCTCGCGCTCGTGCTCGGCGTCATCGGTGGCTACATCATGGGTTCGGCCATCAGCAACAGCGGTGTGCTCGACCAGATCACGCAGAACGGTTCGACGAACCTCACGCCAGAGCAGATGCAGAGCGAGGTCATGAGCGACCCGGACGTCCGCTCGCAGCTCGTGGGCGGAGTCGCCGTGATCGGCATCGCCGCGTTCCTCGGACTCTGGGCACTCGTGCAGGGCATCATCGCGGCCGTCGCCAAGCGCGGTCGTGTCTGGGGCATCCTGGCGATCGTCCTGGCGGTCGTCGCGACCATCGCCACGTTCGTCACCTACGCCGGCGTGGCCGCTGCCGCCGCCGTGGGCGCCAACTCCTGA